The Argopecten irradians isolate NY chromosome 16, Ai_NY, whole genome shotgun sequence genome window below encodes:
- the LOC138310117 gene encoding nucleolar protein 58-like, with protein sequence MSGRIINSSRNRNKNEDRNNNEEGQNDEENDDKDEENDDADKEDKNNVFGDDAEEGVNRKDRGNKRERVMRTKTTMRRETRSMMRNWKKRTTKRTTRQMNYMCKREEDNMVDERKMKREMRSMIGIDKKYRKENEQRRLGEESIG encoded by the exons ATGAGTGGTAGGATTATCAACAGCAGTAGGAACAGGAACAAAAACGAAGATAGGAACAATAATGAAGAGGGACAAAACGACGAGGAAAATGACGACAAAGACGAGGAAAATGACGACGCGGACAAGGAGGACAAGAACAACGTGTTCGGCGATGATGCAGAAGAGGGAGTGAACAGAA AGGACAGGGGAAATAAGAGGGAAAGAGTGATGAGAACGAAAACGACGATGAGGAGAGAAACGAGGTCGATGATGAGAAATTGGAAGAAGAGAACGACGAAGAGAACGACAAGGCAGATGAACTATATGTGTAAGAGAGAAGAAGATAACATGGTAGATGAGAGAAAAATGAAAAGGGAAATGAGGTCGATGATAGGAATTGACAAGAAGTACAGGAAAGAAAACGAACAACGTCGTCTAGGAGAGGAAAGCATTGGTTAG